Proteins encoded in a region of the Verrucomicrobiota bacterium genome:
- a CDS encoding response regulator, which yields MLNSILLIDDDKILTKIYSIKLMELGFTVRVAMDGQTALSMIDELTPDAIILDIMLPDMNGMDILEYLRKYTFTSQMPVLMFSASCSEELECQALNLGATCILDKSVMTPRILGD from the coding sequence ATGCTAAACTCGATATTACTCATAGATGATGATAAGATTTTAACCAAAATCTATTCGATCAAACTCATGGAACTAGGATTCACTGTCCGAGTCGCCATGGATGGTCAAACAGCATTAAGTATGATCGATGAGCTCACTCCGGACGCAATCATCCTCGACATCATGCTTCCTGATATGAATGGCATGGATATCCTGGAGTATCTTCGTAAATATACGTTCACAAGCCAAATGCCTGTCCTGATGTTTTCAGCCTCTTGTTCCGAGGAGCTCGAATGCCAAGCCCTTAACCTCGGGGCCACCTGTATTCTGGATAAATCTGTGATGACTCCGCGCATCCTCGGGGAC